In the genome of Alphaproteobacteria bacterium, the window GTAGTTTCTGCGAAAGCGCGTTCCAATAATCAGAATATAAAGTGCTTAATCAATAGCGAGCCGCCGGCCAACAGAATGATCATGTTGATCGAGTTCTTGAACTGACTTTCCGTCAAAATGCGTGAGATGATGCTGCCGCAGAAAATACCTCCTATAAATAGCGGCAGCGCATAAAGCGCATAGGTAATGGCGGTTTTATCAAACTGGCCTGTTTTCCATGCCATCCATACGCGGAACACATTGCAATAAAACATCACCAGCAAAATAGTGGCGCGCATGTTGATTTTGGGGAGGTTCATGCTTTTTACAAACGATACCAGCATGGGGCCGCCTGTACCGAATGCACCGCTAATGAGCCCGCCCGGAAACCCGCAAGCAATCGCATAAAGCGGGCTGGCTTTGAGTTTGGTGTACATTTCATGTTTGGGAAAACGGTGCCCCACCATTTGCTTGCCTGCATAGAACACAAGGTAGCATCCTAGTAATACTTCCAGTGTGCTATCGCTGACATGGTTCAGGAATAAAACACCACAAACAATCCCAATGAATACGGTGAATAAGAATAGGGGTAATTTTTTAAACGAAATATCCTTCCAAACGCTGAATAGCAAGAACCCAGTCATGGTCTGGAAAATCAAATTCATGCTGATGCTGGCTTTTGCGCCAATCAGCAAGGTGAGGAAGGG includes:
- a CDS encoding sulfite exporter TauE/SafE family protein — protein: MTALLVAIIVGLSYAVQSTFGFGAGLISLPFLTLLIGAKASISMNLIFQTMTGFLLFSVWKDISFKKLPLFLFTVFIGIVCGVLFLNHVSDSTLEVLLGCYLVFYAGKQMVGHRFPKHEMYTKLKASPLYAIACGFPGGLISGAFGTGGPMLVSFVKSMNLPKINMRATILLVMFYCNVFRVWMAWKTGQFDKTAITYALYALPLFIGGIFCGSIISRILTESQFKNSINMIILLAGGSLLIKHFIF